The Acidobacteriota bacterium genome window below encodes:
- a CDS encoding CRTAC1 family protein, with translation MMKLKSLGVILLLWLPMAVLSKPNQYREVSSELGFLGKNITGDADKPLIVDSMSGGVLCLDYNNDGYIDVYLVNGAQRDGKKTPNLLFRNKGNGHFEEVAKEAGVADLGWGMGGTAADIDNDGDTDLYVTNFGPNRLYRNNGDGTFTDFTQASGTGSSAWSASAAFADLDGDGWVDLYVTNYVDFDFSAPPTSGRFCRFKGRPAYCGPKRYPASRDVLYRNLGNGVFSDVSRTSGIADRSYYGLGVVCTDYDNDGDLDVYVANDSVPNNLFQNNGRGQFKDVALQAGVAVDANGKEQAGMGVDAGDYDNDGWMDLYVTNFSEEYNTLYRNLGNGFFIDSTRETGLAQPTMSYLGFGTGFIDFNRDGRVDLFVANGHLYPNVPPYSMPDQWFLNIGNSRFRDVSNQAFPSPTAAVGRGAAFVDLDNDGSLEIVVSNLDDQPLVYRRDQLGNHWLGLRLQGTCSNGDALGTRVFLSSKKGGPQQMREVRSSSSYCSQNDPRILFGVPDGEAALRVEIRWPSGKTSVLKDLKLNRYHEVVEPACDEPG, from the coding sequence ATGATGAAACTGAAGAGCCTCGGCGTGATCCTGCTTCTGTGGCTGCCGATGGCCGTTCTCTCCAAGCCGAATCAATACAGAGAAGTCTCAAGCGAACTCGGATTCCTGGGAAAAAATATCACTGGCGACGCCGACAAACCTCTGATCGTTGATTCGATGAGTGGAGGGGTCCTTTGTCTTGACTATAACAACGACGGTTACATTGATGTCTACTTGGTCAATGGAGCCCAGAGAGACGGAAAGAAGACTCCTAACCTTCTCTTTCGCAATAAAGGCAACGGACACTTCGAAGAGGTAGCTAAGGAGGCAGGAGTGGCAGATTTGGGTTGGGGGATGGGCGGGACAGCGGCTGACATCGACAACGACGGCGACACGGACCTTTACGTCACAAACTTCGGTCCCAATCGGCTTTACCGCAACAACGGCGATGGTACTTTTACCGACTTCACGCAGGCTTCGGGCACGGGCAGTAGTGCCTGGAGTGCCAGTGCAGCTTTTGCGGACCTCGATGGGGACGGCTGGGTCGACCTCTATGTGACCAACTACGTGGACTTCGACTTCTCTGCCCCCCCCACATCCGGCCGATTCTGCCGTTTCAAAGGACGACCGGCCTATTGCGGGCCGAAGCGCTATCCGGCCTCCCGCGATGTCCTTTACAGAAACCTGGGCAACGGAGTCTTTTCGGATGTCAGTAGAACGAGTGGTATTGCCGACCGCAGCTACTATGGACTTGGAGTGGTCTGCACCGACTATGACAACGACGGCGATCTCGACGTTTATGTCGCCAATGATTCGGTTCCCAACAATCTTTTTCAGAATAACGGCCGGGGTCAGTTCAAAGATGTGGCGCTGCAGGCTGGCGTAGCCGTGGATGCCAACGGAAAAGAGCAAGCGGGGATGGGGGTCGACGCCGGGGATTATGACAACGATGGCTGGATGGATCTGTATGTGACGAATTTTTCGGAAGAGTACAACACCCTCTATCGCAATCTGGGGAACGGCTTTTTTATCGACAGCACCCGCGAGACCGGATTAGCTCAACCCACTATGAGCTATTTGGGATTCGGCACAGGTTTCATCGACTTCAACCGTGATGGTCGCGTGGACCTCTTTGTCGCGAATGGTCATCTCTACCCCAACGTGCCACCCTATTCGATGCCGGATCAGTGGTTCTTGAATATTGGGAACAGCCGGTTTCGCGATGTTTCGAATCAGGCATTCCCCTCACCAACCGCCGCCGTTGGACGCGGGGCGGCATTTGTCGATCTCGACAATGACGGAAGTCTCGAGATCGTCGTCTCCAATCTGGATGATCAACCGCTGGTCTACCGTCGAGACCAACTGGGGAATCACTGGCTGGGCCTGAGACTCCAGGGAACATGCAGCAATGGCGACGCCCTGGGGACGCGTGTCTTTCTGTCTTCAAAAAAGGGTGGTCCTCAGCAGATGAGAGAGGTACGGAGTTCCTCCAGCTATTGCTCACAAAATGACCCGCGCATTCTCTTTGGCGTGCCCGACGGGGAAGCGGCGCTCAGGGTTGAGATTCGTTGGCCCAGCGGAAAGACATCGGTGCTCAAGGACCTTAAACTCAATCGCTATCACGAAGTTGTAGAACCGGCTTGTGACGAGCCCGGCTGA
- a CDS encoding GWxTD domain-containing protein, translated as MLRKTGHSKERLLLVAVTVLLLLTPAFILPGTQRDEQRQKEESVDPYSDWLDEDVFYIVTPEERSVFEKLTADEEKEIFIEQFWRRRDPDPSTDFNEFKVEHYRRIAYANERYSNAGVFGWQTDRGRIYITFGPPESVDKYGAGATYYREIEEGGGATQVYPMEKWFYNYIEGIGNGIEIEFVDRSMTGDFRIALRPEEKDALLRMPGGGKTLFEKMGFETRASRIRGSELMRSFGGDDDVYHKAGANPFLRLERYFQLQKPPEIKFTDLKAQVDTRVRYTRFPVSANNSHLRLNDSSFLAPITVYLPVSELTYQSLGEETERATVNLYGAVRSAAGRVIQEFEETVYDDRRAGLDPSDAYIYPYKRYQKIIPLSPGLYKLSLVVEDVSSGEMGYLEKKLNLPVKMSDELSLSSVVLSDLITPAKEGSLPDPFVTALGWKVYPVSNNHFRSGESLGMYFEVYNFAIDGASSYPDLDILAEVKDSHGKVLVNQADQALFEVLGDRIAVAFVFGLKGFGAGKYDLELKVEDRILQKKVLQRTRFQVPPDES; from the coding sequence ATGCTGCGCAAGACCGGACATTCCAAAGAGCGTCTGCTGCTCGTTGCAGTCACGGTTCTACTCCTTCTCACGCCCGCCTTCATTCTCCCCGGAACTCAACGGGACGAACAGCGCCAGAAGGAGGAGAGTGTAGATCCCTATTCCGATTGGCTCGATGAAGACGTCTTCTACATCGTGACTCCCGAGGAAAGATCGGTCTTCGAGAAACTCACCGCTGACGAGGAGAAGGAGATTTTTATCGAGCAGTTCTGGCGCCGGCGCGACCCCGATCCGTCCACGGACTTCAACGAGTTCAAGGTCGAGCACTACAGGCGTATAGCCTATGCAAATGAGCGTTACAGTAATGCGGGTGTGTTCGGATGGCAGACTGACCGGGGTCGCATCTACATTACTTTCGGCCCGCCTGAATCAGTCGACAAATACGGTGCAGGAGCAACCTACTATCGGGAGATCGAGGAGGGTGGAGGCGCGACCCAGGTCTACCCCATGGAAAAGTGGTTCTACAACTACATTGAGGGGATAGGCAACGGCATTGAGATCGAATTCGTGGATCGTTCCATGACAGGCGACTTCCGGATCGCGTTGCGGCCCGAGGAGAAGGATGCCCTCCTGCGTATGCCCGGGGGTGGGAAGACCCTGTTCGAGAAGATGGGCTTCGAGACGAGAGCCTCTCGGATCAGGGGCTCGGAGCTGATGCGAAGCTTCGGCGGGGACGACGACGTCTACCACAAAGCAGGAGCGAATCCCTTTCTTCGTCTGGAGAGGTATTTCCAGCTGCAAAAGCCTCCCGAGATCAAGTTCACTGATTTGAAGGCGCAAGTAGACACGCGGGTCCGCTACACACGGTTTCCCGTTTCAGCCAACAACTCGCACTTGCGGTTGAATGATTCTTCGTTTCTGGCTCCGATCACGGTCTATCTTCCGGTCTCGGAATTGACTTACCAATCGCTGGGAGAGGAAACGGAGCGCGCCACCGTGAATCTCTACGGTGCCGTGAGAAGTGCAGCCGGCAGGGTCATTCAGGAGTTCGAGGAGACTGTTTACGATGACCGGCGCGCGGGACTGGATCCCTCGGACGCCTATATCTACCCCTACAAGCGCTACCAGAAGATCATCCCGCTGTCGCCTGGTCTGTACAAACTAAGTCTCGTAGTCGAGGACGTCAGCAGTGGCGAGATGGGTTACCTGGAAAAGAAGTTGAATCTTCCTGTCAAGATGAGCGACGAACTCTCGCTTTCGTCGGTTGTCCTTTCCGATCTCATCACTCCGGCCAAAGAGGGCAGCTTGCCGGATCCTTTTGTGACGGCGCTGGGATGGAAAGTCTACCCGGTCAGCAACAACCACTTCCGCTCAGGAGAATCCCTCGGCATGTATTTCGAGGTGTATAACTTCGCAATCGATGGTGCCAGCTCGTACCCAGATCTGGACATCCTGGCAGAAGTCAAAGACAGCCATGGAAAAGTGCTGGTCAACCAGGCGGACCAGGCACTCTTCGAAGTCCTGGGGGACCGGATAGCTGTCGCTTTTGTCTTCGGCTTGAAGGGCTTCGGGGCAGGCAAGTACGACCTTGAGTTGAAAGTGGAGGATCGGATCCTGCAGAAGAAGGTGTTGCAAAGGACCCGCTTCCAGGTCCCGCCAGACGAGTCTTGA
- a CDS encoding UPF0236 family protein has translation MGQAQRQDVLGDGAKWIWNLTGELFPEAVQIIDRFHAKERLHTLSRNLFADRQLAQDWAQQRCLELDAGRIETLLSELATEAAHNEEAKAACTCFQQNRHRMRYARFEAQGLCTSTGVVEAGCKNAIGARLKRSGMHWSVPGANSIMALRCVRLSGRFEDPWEWRANSKAAA, from the coding sequence TTGGGGCAAGCGCAACGGCAAGATGTTCTGGGAGACGGAGCGAAGTGGATTTGGAACCTGACCGGGGAACTCTTCCCGGAGGCGGTGCAGATTATCGATCGTTTCCACGCCAAAGAGCGACTTCATACCCTCTCCAGGAACTTATTCGCTGATCGCCAGTTGGCCCAGGATTGGGCGCAACAACGTTGCCTGGAACTCGATGCCGGTCGGATCGAGACCCTCTTATCTGAGCTTGCCACCGAGGCCGCTCACAACGAGGAAGCGAAAGCGGCCTGCACCTGTTTCCAGCAGAATCGACATCGCATGCGTTACGCCCGATTCGAGGCGCAAGGGCTCTGCACGTCCACCGGAGTAGTGGAAGCCGGATGCAAGAATGCCATCGGGGCTCGGCTCAAGCGATCCGGAATGCATTGGAGCGTGCCAGGAGCGAATTCGATCATGGCCCTGCGCTGTGTTCGGCTCAGTGGGCGCTTTGAGGACCCTTGGGAATGGAGAGCCAATTCCAAGGCTGCAGCTTGA
- a CDS encoding tetratricopeptide repeat protein translates to MLLVTTLAIFAPGLSQEHLETRQKALELLNQNKSAEAEKLFREYLDSYPDDAQALYYLGVSLHFQSQYKAAIEVLERVVALRPQVDNPQFEPSRLQYFLSLLHFQNGDLDSAQSKLEPLVKEGAAAPVYFLQGRMDFARKDYESAERHISSALQLDLPDSAEVHYQLGLIYSAQGKHDEAARSIEAALEQQPSNPDILFKLADTYFQLQDIPRVEELSREVLAEDPSSAMAHYNLGRAEFARGNLEKAGEYFVRATELETRPRYFNSLAQVRIQLNQPQRAIAALRENVRLDPATPSPRLQLAGLLFQALDMNGAEVEYKKILNMNPDNMHALFGLCFTLVARGNETAAVETFRKAWGTDPGLLKEMIVSAVISAREHPGYTQIAGRLLRAVAPAAAEHSLEFIVARQYLSANRAGKALEWIDRYLSNGAPDDHTRLLMGSALRMLGRTQEAEKELLAINQASPLGVHALYQLAVLEALYEENQKGGKADEYLDRVLALDSDHFQALVMKAERQIKDVNLAEAERLLKHAVGIQPDSPEAHYALSTLYRRSGRNQEAEAALNQYKRLKAESALFPELQYP, encoded by the coding sequence GTGCTACTCGTCACAACCCTCGCGATCTTTGCCCCGGGACTGTCGCAGGAGCATTTAGAGACTCGCCAGAAGGCCCTGGAACTTCTCAACCAGAACAAATCGGCCGAGGCCGAGAAACTCTTTCGAGAATACCTTGATTCTTACCCGGACGACGCTCAAGCCCTTTACTACCTGGGCGTCAGCTTGCACTTTCAGTCTCAATACAAAGCAGCGATCGAGGTCTTGGAACGGGTTGTGGCGCTTCGTCCCCAGGTGGACAATCCTCAGTTCGAACCTTCGCGGCTGCAATACTTCCTGAGCCTGCTCCACTTCCAGAATGGGGATTTGGACTCGGCGCAAAGCAAGCTCGAACCACTCGTCAAAGAAGGCGCCGCCGCACCCGTTTACTTCCTGCAAGGCCGGATGGATTTCGCCAGGAAGGACTACGAATCCGCCGAGCGGCACATCTCCAGCGCCTTGCAATTGGACCTCCCGGATTCTGCGGAGGTTCACTACCAACTTGGATTAATCTATTCCGCCCAAGGAAAACATGATGAAGCCGCGCGCTCTATAGAGGCAGCTCTGGAGCAACAACCCTCAAATCCAGATATTCTTTTCAAGCTGGCCGATACTTATTTTCAACTGCAAGACATTCCCCGTGTTGAGGAGTTGTCCCGCGAAGTTCTGGCTGAGGATCCGTCCTCGGCCATGGCGCACTACAACCTGGGCCGTGCGGAGTTTGCACGTGGCAATCTGGAGAAAGCTGGCGAGTATTTCGTCCGAGCGACTGAACTGGAGACGCGTCCCCGGTACTTCAATTCTCTGGCCCAGGTGCGGATACAGCTGAACCAGCCGCAGCGGGCCATCGCTGCACTCAGAGAGAATGTACGCCTGGATCCGGCGACGCCCTCTCCACGGCTTCAACTAGCGGGACTCCTTTTTCAGGCTCTCGACATGAACGGGGCCGAGGTGGAATACAAAAAGATCCTCAACATGAACCCCGACAATATGCACGCACTGTTCGGATTGTGCTTTACCCTCGTCGCTCGGGGGAACGAAACGGCGGCCGTCGAGACGTTTCGCAAAGCCTGGGGGACCGATCCCGGTCTACTGAAGGAGATGATCGTCTCAGCAGTCATATCAGCCCGGGAACATCCCGGATACACTCAGATCGCCGGTAGGCTGCTGCGGGCTGTGGCCCCTGCGGCAGCGGAGCACAGCCTCGAATTCATTGTGGCGCGTCAGTACCTGTCCGCCAATCGAGCCGGGAAAGCGCTGGAATGGATCGACCGCTATCTCTCAAACGGAGCCCCCGACGATCACACCCGTTTGCTCATGGGCTCGGCATTGCGGATGCTGGGCAGAACGCAGGAAGCTGAGAAAGAGTTGCTGGCTATCAATCAGGCCTCACCGTTGGGGGTGCACGCCCTCTATCAGCTAGCGGTTCTTGAAGCCCTCTACGAGGAAAACCAGAAGGGCGGGAAAGCCGACGAGTATCTGGATCGTGTGCTGGCGCTGGACTCAGATCATTTTCAGGCTCTCGTGATGAAAGCCGAACGCCAGATCAAGGATGTCAATCTGGCCGAGGCCGAAAGGCTGCTCAAACATGCTGTCGGCATCCAGCCGGATAGTCCTGAAGCGCACTACGCCTTGTCCACGCTCTATCGGCGGTCCGGGCGGAATCAGGAGGCTGAAGCAGCACTCAACCAGTACAAGCGGCTCAAGGCGGAGTCTGCCCTGTTTCCGGAACTGCAGTATCCGTAG